A single Acropora palmata chromosome 5, jaAcrPala1.3, whole genome shotgun sequence DNA region contains:
- the LOC141880727 gene encoding uncharacterized protein LOC141880727 yields MVTMKNQSLASNFFYLAFLLFVFTAKGLQLKDTLTKGTSKIAEAQKDFGVEYDIAHFGLPTPIAFYPLNINSTIHDFADRPPYSALASNVEFTSGPANECNGAYRFKGATDSFIQFPNTGGILDVKYSITLMCWVRPGGQDGPLFNYKRQGAWGVHIWIALNGRFFVRITKFGSHAFLPHLSTDQPLEQGRWYHVAATYDSNTGVNSIYVDGVLNKTQNIGTGYRISTNDPAIRMGVKIGDSRLFNGAITQMGIYNVSLTGDHIRTVIKQALKPRACSSSPCKNGGTCSEFGQNLFHCICPEGFTGPRCTHDINECLQDNSGCQDQCVNTEGGYYCACSDPELSLAADKSHCIAEGVALECEQNDMVINLPKSLLRGVDRHHLILMDRNCRAYENETHFILQTQLIGCKTQLRHRGNFAIYSNMVTEIPLEEGQIVTRVRDIAIPFQCFYSELGVVSSIGIKPVSKKVITSARGMGKFTLTLDLYRNSSYQSTYSQDEFPVTLNVRQQLYFESQVQTEDSRLSILALECYATPSQDRTAQPRYNLIENGCSVDETLSFHPRPDPQSERWSIEAFQYVNRNNPFVFIHCKIKVCNATDPNSRCAQGCQPSRKRRDVETFPETPDDVYPLAQGPFALSPEKRDSVSFDSDHSVHLKNKNVQVPIEVALFVIIGVCIVGTIYLVYQKRRDAVRLYQPLYITEN; encoded by the exons ATGgtaacaatgaaaaatcagAGCTTAGCAAGCAATTTTTTCTACTTAGCCTTTCTTCTGTTTGTATTCACTGCAAAAGGATTGCAACTAAAGGATACTTTAACGAAAGGAACAAGTAAAATTGCGG AGGCTCAAAAGGACTTTGGGGTGGAATATGACATTGCACATTTTG GTTTACCAACTCCTATTGCCTTCTATCCTCTCAATATCAATTCAACAATCCATGATTTTGCCGATAGGCCACCGTATAGCGCATTAGCAAGCAACGTGGAGTTCACAAGCGGACCCGCCAACGAATGTAATGGAGCTTATCGATTTAAAGGAGCCACTGACAGTTTTATCCAGTTTCCAAACACGGGTGGTATTCTAGACGTTAAGTACTCCATCACACTCATGTGTTGGGTTCGACCAGGCGGCCAAGATGGACCACTTTTCAATTACAAAAGACAAGGAGCCTGGGGAGTACACATCTGGATCGCTTTAAATGGAAGGTTTTTCGTTCGAATTACCAAGTTTGGAAGTCATGCGTTTTTACCACATCTTAGTACAGATCAACCTCTGGAACAAGGGAGATGGTACCATGTAGCTGCAACATACGACAGTAACACAGGTGTCAACTCCATTTACGTTGATGGAGTACTGAACAAAACCCAGAATATTGGAACAGGGTATCGAATCTCGACCAATGATCCGGCAATTAGAATGGGAGTAAAGATCGGTGATAGTAGACTGTTTAATGGTGCAATCACTCAGATGGGGATCTACAATGTATCGCTCACTGGAGATCACATTCGCACTGTTATAAAACAAG CGTTGAAGCCCAGAGCTTGTTCCAGCAGTCCGTGTAAAAATGGCGGAACATGTTCAGAGTTCGGACAAAATCTCTTCCATTGTATTTGTCCTGAAGGATTCACTGGACCCAGATGCACGCATG atatTAACGAGTGTCTACAAGACAATAGTGGATGCCAAGACCAATGTGTCAATACTGAAGGAGGCTACTACTGCGCCTGCTCAGACCCAGAGCTTAGTCTTGCTGCTGACAAAAGCCATTGCATTG CTGAGGGCGTGGCACTGGAATGCGAACAAAATGACATGGTCATCAACTTACCAAAGTCACTTCTCAGAGGTGTGGATAGACACCATCTAATCTTGATGGACCGAAATTGTAGAGCTTATGAAAATGAGACCCACTTTATATTGCAAACTCAGCTTATTGGCTGCAAAACACAGCTCAGACACCGCGGAAATTTCGCCATCTACAGCAACATGGTGACAGAGATTCCACTGGAGGAAGGTCAAATTGTAACACGCGTGCGCGACATTGCGATACCATTCCAATGTTTCTACTCTGAATTGGGTGTGGTCTCATCCATCGGTATCAAACCAGTCAGCAAGAAAGTTATTACCTCAGCCAGGGGAATGGGAAAATTTACACTTACTTTGGATTTGTACAGAAACTCCAG CTATCAAAGTACATACAGCCAAGATGAATTTCCAGTGACGCTAAATGTTCGCCAGCAGTTGTATTTTGAATCTCAGGTTCAAACTGAAGACTCGCGCTTATCTATTCTGGCACTGGAATGTTATGCCACTCCATCACAAGACAGGACTGCACAGCCACGATACAATTTGATTGAAAACGG ATGTTCCGTTGATGAAACATTGTCATTCCATCCTCGTCCCGACCCGCAATCTGAGCGCTGGAGCATAGAAGCCTTTCAATATGTCAACAGAAACAACCCTTTTGTGTTCATTCACTGTAAGATTAAAGTGTGTAACGCTACAGATCCGAACTCCCGCTGCGCACAAGGCTGTCAGCCCAGCAGAAAACGGCGAGATGTGGAAACATTTCCCGAGACACCTGATGACGTGTATCCTCTGGCCCAGGGCCCATTCGCACTGAGCCCAGAGAAGAGAGAttctgtttcttttgattCGGACCATAGCGTgcacttgaaaaataaaa